Proteins found in one Aspergillus puulaauensis MK2 DNA, chromosome 8, nearly complete sequence genomic segment:
- a CDS encoding uncharacterized protein (COG:E;~EggNog:ENOG410Q1Y5;~InterPro:IPR013057;~PFAM:PF01490;~TransMembrane:11 (i56-79o85-109i130-152o164-180i187-210o230-252i264-285o305-324i345-369o375-399i411-434o)), with protein MASHSVLSLEDAPAPDHGRNPDDEEKVNDKKALPEDVFGDEENAEIKYKVLSWWQAGFLMVAETVSIGILSLPSVVAALGLVPAVIILAAIGIMSTYTGYVIGQFRWAYPHVQSMADAGEVLAGKFGREFLGMGQLILIIFIMGSHLLTFTVAMNTLTDHGTCSLVFGVVGLVISYVLCLPRSSANVSYLSVISFLSVFSSVLIVMIAVGVERPFDGTPEAVVETNLYHAFLGVCNIVFSFCGHVAFFSFISELKDPREYPKSLFLLQGTDTILYIASAVVIYCYAGPGVTSPALGSASPIIGKIAYGIALPTIIIGGVVNGHVASKYIYVRIFRKTDRMHKKDFVAVGSWLLITFCTWVLAWIIASAIPVFNNLLSLIASIFASWFTYGFTGMFWLYLNKGRFFSTPMKTFLTVVNVFMIVVAAVICGLGLYVSGKALHEDSSTASFSCANNAS; from the exons ATGGCGTCCCATTCGGTGTTGTCCCTGGAGGATGCTCCAGCGCCGGACCACGGCCGCAATCcggacgacgaagagaaggTAAACGACAAGAAGGCTCTCCCTGAGGATGTCTttggagacgaggagaatgcggagatTAAGTACAAGGTACTGAGCTGGTG GCAAGCTGGATTCC TGATGGTTGCTGAAACCGTTTCAATTGGGATCCTCTCACTACCGTCAGTGGTAGCTGCCCTGGGCCTTGTTCC GgctgtcatcatcctcgcGGCAATCGGAATCATGTCTACCTACACAGGCTATGTGATAGGACAGTTCCGCTGGGCATACCCCCATGTACAGAGCATGGCCGACGCGGGAGAAGTGCTGGCTGGTAAATTTGGCCGCGAGTTCCTCGGAATGGGCCAGTTAATTCTCATCATCTTTATCATGGGTAGCCATCTGCTCACCTTCACCGTTGCAATGAACACGCTCACCGACCATGGGACGTGCTCGCTTGTTTTTGGGGTTGTTGGCCTGGTTATCTCCTACGTGCTGTGCTTGCCGCGGTCGTCCGCCAACGTATCTTACCTCTCTGTTATCT CGTTCCTGAGCGTCTTCTCGTCTGTCTTGATTGTCATGATTGCGGTTGGCGTGGAACGTCCATTCGATGGTACGCCGGAAGCTGTAGTAGAGACAAACCTTTACCACGCTTTCCTCGGCGTATGCAACatcgtcttttctttct GTGGACACGTCGCTTTCTTCAGTTTCATTTCCGAGCTGAAGGACCCAAGAGAGTACCCCAaatccctcttcctcctccagggcaCGGACACGATTCTGTATATTGCCAGTGCCGTCGTCATCTACTGCTACGCAGGGCCAGGAGTTACTTCGCCTGCGCTGGGCTCAGCAAGCCCTATCATTGGAAAGATCGCCTACGGAATTGCACTCCCAACG ATCATCATTGGCGGCGTCGTCAACGGCCACGTCGCTAGCAAGTATATCTACGTCCGCATCTTCCGGAAAACAGACCGCATGCATAAGAAGGACTTTGTTGCCGTCGGCTCCTGGCTTCTGATCACCTTCTGCACATGGGTTCTAGCCTGGATCATCGCATCTGCTATTCCCGTGTTCAATAACCTCCTGAGTTTGATT GCTTCCATATTCGCTAGCTGGTTTACCT ACGGATTCACCGGCATGTTCTGGCTCTACCTCAACAAAggccgcttcttctccacgCCGATGAAGACCTTCTTGACGGTGGTCAATGTCTTTATGAtcgttgttgctgctgtcatT TGCGGCTTAGGTCTATATGTGTCCGGAAAGGCACTGCACGAGGACTCGAGTACTGCTAGTTTCTCCTGTGCGAATAATGCCTCATAG
- a CDS encoding uncharacterized protein (COG:S;~EggNog:ENOG410PY1Z;~InterPro:IPR021858;~PFAM:PF11951), whose protein sequence is MRPSQPSRKPRSRAKNGPAFVFVDAPNNRSGKPHDEASRAQIRRQAARSGRKSQRVQSLDGEDGSCSPEELELQSEPGLLQLVQVQGGPMLTMQPSFSGYEALRVRYNFDITYLTSFTDVDLGKTASLFLHEHENGRAAHLTRLLQRQSSSSFLSYLPSRYGASAVLDDAMHCLAARAGQIFGFGVSAGTISALYARALKSLQGALTDNGLCLGADVYCATRLLTLYELIGLPGANHWVLHNRGGIKLVELRGPDNHTTRFDWMLLKSQGPSILVDELYRRKTSIFEAPAWQHLFNYASRSEPDPDMSLWWEIFSSISFVTGIMKNMSDLFQHPLLDGMSYTQAHQKLKTDTLDRAQSIHRRLHEIRARSQEAGSPSLSDLPLTPESPDRIRLRGFFLYSLMQICRALATISKTGTSRATAEEEAQALAAQALLIQYATTDLDPAMSWHFGQRNALAESIVGSRAEWISEADFGSLKGDYYDEERERERFLGARWLVWYESWMNQYLSVALES, encoded by the exons ATGCGCCCCAGCCAGCCGTCCAGGAAGCCGCGAAGCCGCGCCAAAAACGGGCCTGCGTTCGTGTTTGTTGATGCGCCGAATAACCGCTCGGGAAAACCGCACGATGAGGCTTCCAGAGCCCAAATCAGACGGCAGGCTGCGCGGTCGGGGCGGAAGAGTCAGCGTGTACAATCCTTGGACGGTGAAGATGGTAGCTGTAGCCCcgaagagctggagctgcagtcAGAGCCGGGTTTGCTTCAGCTTGTGCAAGTCCAAGGCGGGCCCATGCTCACAATGCAGCCCTCATTCTCCGGCTACGAGGCATTGCGGGTAAGGTACAACTTCGACATCACGTACCTGACCAGTTTCACGGACGTGGACCTGGGAAAAACCGCATCGCTGTTCCTGCACGAACATGAAAACGGACGGGCGGCGCACCTCACCCGCCTCCTGCAGCGGcagtcgtcctcgtcgttcCTGAGCTACCTTCCCAGTCGCTACGGGGCGAGTGCGGTACTTGACGACGCCATGCACTGTCTTGCCGCGCGAGCAGGTCAaatcttcggcttcggcgtcaGCGCCGGCACGATTTCCGCGCTGTATGCTCGGGCATTGAAGAGCTTGCAGGGTGCGCTGACGGATAACGGACTGTGTTTGGGGGCTGATGTTTACTGTGCGACGCGGCTACTAACGCTATATGAG TTGATCGGTCTCCCTGGAGCAAACCACTGGGTTCTGCATAATCGGGGCGGGATTAAGCTGGTTGAGCTGCGAGGACCGGATAACCATACGACCAGGTTTGACTGGATGCTATTAAAGAGCCAGGGGCCTTCCATT CTAGTAGACGAGCTATACAGAAGAAAGACTTCAATCTTCGAAGCGCCCGCCTGGCAACACCTTTTCAACTATGCATCCCGCAGCGAACCGGACCCAGATATGAGTCTCTGGTGGGAAATCTTCAGCAGCATCAGTTTCGTCACAGGAATCATGAAAAACATGTCCGACCTCTTCCAGCATCCGCTCCTGGATGGCATGTCGTATACACAAGCAcaccagaagctgaagacCGACACACTGGACCGCGCTCAGTCCATACACCGCAGGCTCCACGAGATCCGCGCACGGTCCCAGGAAGCAGGATCACCATCCCTATCTGACCTCCCCCTCACGCCCGAATCCCCAGACCGCATCCGACTGCGCGGGTTCTTCCTCTACAGTCTGATGCAAATCTGCCGCGCTCTGGCAACAATATCAAAGACGGGTACGTCGCGCGcaacagcagaagaagaagcgcaggcTCTCGCAGCGCAGGCACTCCTTATCCAGTATGCGACGACAGATCTGGATCCGGCCATGTCGTGGCACTTTGGGCAGAGGAATGCGCTGGCGGAGTCGATTGTTGGTAGCCGGGCAGAGTGGATTTCGGAGGCGGATTTTGGGAGTTTAAAGGGGGATTATTATGACGAGGAAAGAGAGCGAGAAAGGTTCCTTGGGGCACGCTGGTTGGTCTGGTATGAGTCGTGGATGAATCAGTACCTTTCTGTAGCGTTGGAGTCGTAG